The Episyrphus balteatus chromosome 4, idEpiBalt1.1, whole genome shotgun sequence genome includes a window with the following:
- the LOC129918073 gene encoding pre-rRNA-processing protein TSR2 homolog gives MSFEQHFRIVVEKVFNYWPDLKLAVEHGMGGRNGQQTAIEIMEYTYNYCIKNDKITEGELQDVIEDLMDQEFNTLCDDNSIPEICKNLLRYLQMCKEEKYSEIEAEFQRLPPGKEWLRGAQIVPICQDDSSSDDEGSDSDEDMDIDENEASSSRSAPAREKSPFVEPEPGWTTVRTKRKN, from the exons atgtCATTCGAACAACATTTTCGTATTGTCGtggaaaaagtatttaattattGGCCCGACTTGAAATTAGCCGTTGAACATGGAATGGGTGGTCGAAATGGTCAGCaa acGGCAATTGAAATTATGGAATACACATACAATTACTGCataaaaaacgataaaataaCCGAAGGTGAACTTCAAGATGTCATCGAAGACCTCatggatcaggaatttaacacACTTTGTGATGACAATTCCATTCCAG aaatttgcaaaaatctACTTCGTTACTTGCAAATGTGCAAGGAAGAAAAATATTCAGAAATTGAAGCTGAATTCCAACGGCTACCACCTGGCAAGGAGTGGCTAAGGGGGGCTCAAATTGTACCAATATGCCAGGATGATAGTTCTAGCGATGATGAAGGTTCGGACTCTGATGAGGATATGGATATAGATGAGAATGAAGCAAGTTCGAGCAGGTCAGCGCCAGCAAGAGAAAAAAGTCCTTTTGTTGAACCTGAACCTGGTTGGACAACTGTGAGAACAAAGaggaaaaactaa
- the LOC129918072 gene encoding DNA replication complex GINS protein SLD5, protein MDPEDDPNDYDDTEDELITAQKVLENLETAWANELFAPEILCHQTEMLELMLGQIAHMEENMKELDKNDFRFIAHQMELERIRYIIASYLRCRLQKIEMFTKHIIAEESSRDVSAKRLSAEETIYAQEFHDNTENYFNVVALQYMPNLQRSDVEKRIVRPNLMSHVFLKADVSVSAVVVGVDDEEVDLAAGSQHIIPYQLISDLILKEQAHLI, encoded by the exons atggaCCCTGAAGACGATCCAAACGATTACGATGATACTGAGGATGAACTTATAACAGCCCAAAAA gttCTTGAAAATCTTGAAACTGCATGGGCAAACGAACTCTTCGCTCCAGAAATACTTTGCCATCAAACTGAAATGCTTGAACTTATGCTTGGCCAAATCGCACATATGGAAGAAAATATGAAAGAACTGGACAAAAATGATTTTCGCTTTATAGCCCACCAAATGGAACTTGAAAGGATTCGATATATTATCGCAAGCTATTTACGTTGTAGACTTCAAAAGATAGAAATGTTTACAAAGCACATAATCGCAGAGGAAAGTTCACGCGATGTAAGCGCAAAAAGACTGTCTGCTGAAGAGACAATATATGCCCAAGAGTTCCATGACAACACGGAGAACTATTTCAATGTTGTTGCCCTGCAATATATGCCGAATTTACAACGGTCGGATGTAGAAAAACGTATTGTCCGTCCAAATTTAATGAGCCATGTTTTTCTTAAAGCAGATGTTTCGG tCTCTGCTGTTGTTGTGGGCGTAGACGATGAAGAAGTCGACTTGGCTGCTGGTTCGCAACACATAATACCCTATCAATTGATttctgatttaattttaaaagaacaaGCTCATCTCATTTAA
- the LOC129918066 gene encoding cilium assembly protein DZIP1L, with protein MSFAFKSNYPQIARESGFKLRQFKDGPIDWRLVGSMEVDRILREQQFEHIDAILFHLSEAPLSSMLDSNVLDSGVAKYFILSQLALQYLIFCRKFLDESVRTLRDNNIKLETQNLHLKTINQEQTNDIVHLHKKLSQVEAIHEIVFPCHICTKNFVSNDALNVHLSKKHLKSPSIVEIQGKDNDQTLINTIKLELEIKQLKERLNIAEKDIREASEIKRVSPREIIKISSSTQTDIQTRDFSTQKELDETKKRNSANTEDIGTQCNLFEKKEFDCTENEDIRKQNTLNVQKQVDSVVNKDFEVLFEIQEKISKLEAFQETSISCNQQSINEIKFKLSEITEFLELQKKQIAENVEAKDSNLPSTSVDELQRILSNMLSEVSQINSENINKIIARIEKTYEEKLSLLKIEHDKKKTIQSNSKIDAVGSRLISVDSKKPKDESGEEKLSSVHISQRTYSVEGSSKHTSSDSQSDSYSSINTRQSEVRQLPVLKKQKVLERSKALKKLGNKMEFFGLNINSKNISAPEATRISSHLIEQRNTTKKTYPTFSTTRNRLNKLVDLLVSENSLYSDMVEKQKTQKGNEHKKLDETNAYKKRLEKILKSPIKKPTSYVSHHTHTKSEIKPVPMPRKQVMFHTENKGNL; from the exons atgtcttttgcatttaaatcaAACTATCCTCAAATTGCAAGAGAATCAGGATTCAAACTTCGTCAATTTAAAGATGGCCCGATAGATTGGCGATTAGTAG GGTCAATGGAAGTAGATCGAATTCTTCGTGAGCAACAATTCGAGCATATTGATGCGATTCTTTTTCATCTTTCCGAAGCTCCATTGTCATCAATGTTAGATAGTAATGTCTTAGATAGCGGTGTAGCAAAATATTTTATCCTTTCGCAACTGGCTCTAcagtatttgattttttgccGAAAATTTCTTGATGAATCAGTGAGAACACTTCGTGACAACAATATTAAACTAGAAACTCaaaatcttcatttaaaaacaatcaacCAAGAGCAAACGAATGATATCGTACAtctccataaaaaattaagTCAAGTTGAAGCTATCCATGAAATAGTTTTTCCATGTCACATTTGTACAAAAAACTTCGTGAGCAACGATGCACTCAATGTCCATTTGagtaaaaaacatttgaaaagtcCATCAATTGTTGAAATCCAAGGAAAAGACAACGATCAAACATTAATTAATACCATCAAATTAGAACTGGAAATAAAGCAGCTAAAAGAGCGACTTAACATTGCTGAAAAAGACATTCGAGAAGCAAGTGAAATTAAGAGGGTATCTCCCAGAGAAATAATCAAGATAAGTTCAAGTACCCAGACTGACATCCAAACTCGAGATTTTTCAACTCAAAAAGAATtggatgaaacaaaaaaaagaaattctgcAAATACAGAAGATATTGGAACTCaatgcaatttatttgaaaagaaagAATTCGATTGTACTGAAAACGAagatataagaaaacaaaatactttGAATGTACAAAAGCAGGTTGATTCCGTTGTAAATAAGGATTTTGAAGTTCTCTTTGAAATACAGgaaaaaatatcaaagttaGAAGCATTTCAAGAAACATCCATCAGTTGTAACCAGCAGTCcattaatgaaataaagtttaaattgaGTGAGATAACTGAATTTCTTGAATTGCAAAAAAAGCAAATTGCAGAAAATGTGGAAGCAAAAGATTCTAATTTACCTTCAACATCTGTAGATGAACTACAAAGAATCTTATCGAATATGTTGTCTGAAGTTTCTCAAATAaattctgaaaatattaacaaaattattgcTAGGATAGAAAAAACGTATGAAGAAAAATTATCTTTACTTAAAATAGAGCatgataaaaagaaaacaattcaaTCTAACTCCAAAATTGATGCGGTTGGATCTCGTTTGATTAGTGTGGATtctaaaaaaccaaaagatgAATCTGGTGAAGAGAAACTATCATCTGTGCACATAAGTCAAAGAACATACAGTGTTGAGGGATCAA GCAAACATACTTCAAGTGATTCACAATCTGATAGTTATAGTTCTATTAATACTCGCCAAAGTGAAGTTAGACAGTTACCtgttttaaaaaagcaaaaggtTTTGGAACG TTCGAAAGCCTTAAAAAAGCTTGgaaataaaatggaattttttggtttgaatatAAACTCTAAAAACATATCTGCACCCGAGGCAACAAGAATTTCGTCACATTTAATAGAACAACGAAATACCACCAAGAAG acaTACCCAACGTTTTCCACAACTAGAAATCGACTGAACAAATTAGTTGATCTTCTTGTATCTGAAAATTCCTTATATTCCGATAtggttgaaaaacaaaaaacccaaaaaggaAACGAACACAAGAAACTAGATGAAACCAATGCGTACAAAAAGCGCCTAGAAAAGATTTTAAAGTCACCAATAAAGAAGCCAACAAGTTACGTTTCACATCATACCCATACGAAATCTGAAATCAAACCTGTCCCAATGCCAAGGAAACAAGTCATGTTTCATACTGAAAATAAAGGAAAcctctaa